The sequence TCATCTATATCTACCGTAATTAAGCTAAGTGGGCTTTTATTTGCTTTAGTCTTTTCAATCTCCGTGTGTAGTAAGTACTGAAAATACCCATGGTTCCAGAGGCCGGTCAAATAATCCGAATGCGCCCGTTCCGCGGTTAATTCAAAGAGTTGAGAGTTTTCGATTGCCAGGCCTGCTTGGTTGGCAAGCATAGTTAGCATGCGGATATCATCTTTGGTAATCGGGTCATTGGTAATAAAATTATCTGCCACGATTATTCCATTTACTCTGTCTTTTGCTTTTAGAGGAATGAGCACAAGTTCATCGCTTTCCAATATTTGGATTACCGGTGAATTTCGGTACTGATGGAGAGTTTGACCGGTTAAATGCAGAGGCATGCCTTCTAATACCGCCAAGGCGAGCGGATTTTCATTCTTATTAAGCATAGATACTTTTAAATCCCTAACCTGCCGGTTAAAACTTGATTCTAATACAACATTAGAATTTTTAAAGGCGCCGATTAGGTCATCAAGATCCATTTTTTCCTCTTCGATTTTTGTCCAGGCAATGTTAGCTTCTTCCCCATTTTCCGGGCCGATTCCCATCTTGCCTTCGATGATTTTTTCTTTCTCATTAACCAAGAAAAGCATGGCGCGGTTAAAACCTAAGCCTGTATGCGCGGTTACACCGGTAAGGATAATATAGAGGATTTCATCTAGCTTTAGTGTGGTGCGCATAGCATTAGAAACCTCATAGAGTATCCCTAGCTCAGTTTTGGTACGTTCAAGTTCAACTTTGAGTTTATTTAACTCTTCCATAAGGCTAAATCTAGCATATTCTGTTCTGCTTGTCAAGGAAGGCGAAAAGAAAGCGAAAAGAACTATAAGTTTTAAGTCCTAAGTTGTAAGCTAAAAATAAAGGGGACGGTTCTCTTAAAAAAGAGAAGCGTCCCCTTTATTTCTTTGACAGAATAAAAGGTATGCATTATAATATAAATAATACTGGAGAAGCATATGGGTAGGTTATTAAAAAGTATTTTTCTAATTTTTTTTCTTCTGTTTTTTTGTTCAATTAGTGTTTTTGCAGCCGAAGAAATTACCATTACTACTTACTATCCTTCGCCTTATGGTTCGTATAATCAATTACAGGCTAGTACTCTGGGAGTGGGAGATAATAATGGCAATGGAGTACTTGATAGTAGAGATGTCCCTAATCCAACTACGAATCCCGGAGAGGTTTGGATTAGGGGTAGGGTCGGTATTGGCGGTTCCTCAACGTTTATAGATATTTTTAAAGATCCAAAATTGACTCTTTGGGCTAATAATGGTGTTGATGGCGGCGGCGATCTGATTTTTAAAGATAATGGAAATGATGCTGGTGATATTGTTTGGATTAACTCAAGTAATACGCAGCTTGGCCGCATATGGACAAACACTGGTGGCCTTTCAGAGCTCTATTTTAGCTCCGGAGATATAACAGCTGATCTTACAATAAAAGCTAATGGCGACGTTGGTATTGGGACGACGGACCCGAATAGTAAGTTCCAAGTAGTAGGAAATTATCTGCAAATACCAACAATGGCGAGTTTTCCTCCGGCTAGCGATTGCAATGAAGATTCGGAAGTAGGCCGAATGGTAGTATCCGGATACCCTTCGGAAGGGTTTTTATGGGTGTGCTTGCATGGTAGTGATAATATTATTCGTTGGGTTAAAGAAAACCATACATATTAGGGCTGCGTGAAGCAGATATTTTCATGTTAGATCTCCCCTTCTTTTTACGTCAATTGAACTAAAAAGAAGGGATTTTTATTTGTTGTTTTGACAGGCAAAGCGAGTGCATTTATAATATAATCAATCCTGGAGGCGATATGTTCAAATTATTTAAAAGTATTTTTCTAATTTCCTTTATTTTGTTTTTCTGTCTAACTTATCTTTTTGCTGTTGAAGAAATTACTATTACTACTTATTATCCTTCGCCTTACGGAAGCTACAATGAGTTAACAGTAGCAAGTAGGCAGGCTATAGGAGATGTTAATGGAGACGGTGGAGTAGATAATTCTGACCTGGGAGTTGATGATTCTGGAAATCCCTTACCCGGAAGCCTGATAGTGGCAGGCAATGTCGGAATAGGGAAACGGTCACCATTTCGTAAATTGGACGTGGCAGGAGGAGCAAGCTTAGAGGATACTTTGTTCGTATATGCTACCCAAAATGCGGATTATAACGTTGGCGCTCAAATTATGACAAACAGGAGCAGCGTAACCGGTAGTAATACTGCTTTGAAGCTTTATGCTGCCGGCGCAACGAATAACTATGCTTTAATTGTTCAAACTGGCGATGTCGGTATTGGGACGACGACTCCGCAAAGAACTTTAGATGTTAGTACAAATGGGCAAATTACTTTTGGCAATAATGGTTATTCTTCTACCAGTTCGCCTGGAATGTTTTGGTATTCCGACAACGTAAACTATGGTATTTATAAATCTGCCGGTTCTTGGTCAAGTCCGAATTATCAGCAATTGACCTTAGCCTTCGCAACTGGTATTGTTATCGATGGCGGCAGTGTTTATGGTAAAAGCGGTACAGTTTTGCAGCCAAATGGCGGCAATGTCGGCATTGGGATGACGACACCGTCGACTAGTAAACTAGCAGTTGCAGGTTCAATTGCCGGAGGGGAAACATCAACGGGTTGGGTGCTAGGGAAAGGCGCTTGGGGTCCGGATGTATGGTTAAGACTTACAACAACACAGGCAGGTTCTACTTATCATAATTTTGCTGTCGGTCCTTTCTGGGCTAACGGTGCCACACGTTATGATTTAGCTGAAGTTACTCCGGTAAGAAAAGAGGATATATTAGAGGTTGGAGATGTAGTTTGTATAGATCAAGAAGCAAGGGTGAGGATGAGACGCAGCCAGAAGGCTTATGATTTTCTTGTTGCCGGTATTGTTTCAGATCCGAATACTGCCTCTATGGTAATCGGAGGAGATACCCCTCCGGAAAAAATTAATTCCATTAATGATAAGAAACCTATTGCTTTAGTCGGACGGGTGCTGTGTAAAGTTAGTACAGAAAATGGACCGATTGAAATAGGAGATTTATTGGTTACTTCCAATAAACCCGGTTATGCCATGAAGGCAAATATAGATAAGCTAAAGCCGGGTATGGTATTGGGAAAAGCTATGGAATCTTTAAAAGATGGCGAAGGCAAAATTGTTGTTTGGGTAACATTGCAATAATATTTTTTTAGTTAGATTTCCCTCCTTTTTACGTCTATTGAAGGTAGAAAGGGGGAATTTTTGTTTATAGCTGTAAGTTTTAAGTCCTAAGCTGTAAGCTAAAGACAATATGGCAGGAACCTTCAAAGAAATAAAAGTTTGGCAGAAAGCTCATGAATTAGTCCTAGAAATATACAAAATTACCGAAGGCTTCCCAATTTCAGAAAGATACAATTTAACTTCTCAACTAAGAAGATCATGTGCCTCGGTTCCTACTAATATCGTTGAAGGCTACAAGAGAAGAAGCGATAAGGATTTTGCGCATTTTCTTAATATGGCCGATAGTTCTTTAGAGGAAACAAAATATCATCTGCTTTTGGCTCATGATTTAACGTATTTAGATAAAATTAGTTATGAGCGCCTATTAATATTAGCCGATGAAATCGGCCGAATGCTTTATGGTTTTCAAAATAAGCTTAAAACTTACAGCCTATAGCTTATAGCTTACAACTTACAGCTAGGGTAATATTCGTTTGACAGTATGAAGTGGGCAAGTTATAATATTTTATTAAATTCGAAAAATTGGAGGTTAGGATGGTTACTAAAGAGAAAAAAGAAGAGGCGCAGCAAAATATTTCTGATCGCAGCAAGGCGCTGGAATTGGCTTTAGCGCAGATAGAGAAGCAGTTTGGCAAGGGTTCGATTATGAAGCTGGGTGCGCATACTAAAGTCAATATTGAAACGATATCTACAGGTGCTTTGACCCTGGATCTGGCTTTGGGGATAGGTGGCCTTCCTCGTGGAAGAGTAGTGGAAATATTCGGGCCGGAAGCTTCCGGTAAAACTACTTTGACTTTAACGGCCATCAGGGAGATTCAGAAAAAGGGAGGAGTGGCAGCATTTATTGATGCGGAGCATGCTTTCGATTCAACTTATGCCAAGCTTATCGGAGTCAACTTAGATGATCTTTTGATATCACAGCCGGATACCGGTGAGCAAGCTTTGGAGATTGCCGAAACCTTGGTGCGTTCTAATGCTGTAGATTTAGTGGTAATTGATTCAGTGGCGGCATTAACTCCGCGCGCTGAAATCGAAGGAGAGATGGGAGACTCTCATATGGGCCTTCAGGCGCGCCTGATGTCGCAGGCCTTGCGTAAATTGACCGGCTGCATTAGTAAATCGCGCACTACTTTAATTTTTATTAATCAGCTGCGCGAGAAGATTGGCGTGATGTTCGGTTCGCCGGAGACTACCCCGGGAGGCCGGGCGCTTAAATTTTACGCGTCAGTAAGATTAGATGTGCGTAGGATTGCTTATTTAAAAGACGGAGATAAAATTATTGGCAATCATGTCAGGGTAAAGGTAGTTAAAAATAAAATTGCTCCGCCTTTTCGTGAAGCTGAGTTTGATATTATGCATAATGGAGGTATTGCCAAATCCGGAGCAGTGATTGATGGGGCGCTAAATTTGGAAGTAATTGCCAAAAGCGGTACCTGGCTTTCATTTGAAGATAAAAAGCTGGGCCAGGGTAGGGATGCAGCGATAAAATTCTTAAAAGAGAATCCAAAATTACAGGAAGATATTGAAAAAGCAACTCGTAAAAAGTCAAGCCTGGCTGAATAATACGGAAAAAGCCAAAGCCTATGCTTTTCTGCTGCTTAAGTTTCGCCTGCGTAGTGAGAACGAGTTATTAGCGCGTTTAAAACAAAAAGGCTTTTCCCAAGAGCTAGCAGTAGACACGGTTAATTTTTTAAAAGATAAAGAGTTTATCGATGATCGTGTTTTTGCCAAGGGTTGGGTAGCAGCTCGCCTTAAACGGCCGTTTGGTATAAGAAGAATAAGGCAGGAGCTTTTGAGTAAAGGCTTAAGTGAGCAGATTATTGAGGATTCTCTGGTTCAAGCCAGAGAAGATTATAGTGAAAGCCAGATAGTCAGTCAGTTAGCTAAGCAGAGATTTTCAAAATTAGCTGGTATAGAGCCGCAGAAAGCAAAAGCGCGCGTATATGGTTATTTGATACGTCGGGGGTTCTCACCGGATATAGTGAGTGAAATAATCAAAAAATAAGGGAGACGGTTCTATTTTTTCCGTCGCTTTATATGATTAAAAAATAGAACCGTCACCTTTATTTTCATAATTATGACCGCGGATATTTTAAGAGAAAAATTTCTTACTTTTTTTAAAGCCAAGAAACATAAGGTTATTGATAGTGATTCTTTAGTTCCTAAGGATGATCCTACGGTATTATTTACTCCCGCCGGAATGAATCAGTTTAAAAAAGAATTTTTAGGGCTTGATTCTGGTTTTAAACGAGCGGCTACTTCACAGCGTTGCCTGCGCACGGATGATTTGGATAAAGTAGGTAAAACCAGCGTGCATCATACTTTTTTTGAGATGTTGGGAAATTTTTCTTTCGGCGGCTATTTTAAGAATGAGGCGATATCCTGGGCTTGGGAGTTTTTAACTGAAGAATTAAAAATTAGCCCGGATAAACTTTGGATTTCAGTTTATCAAGATGATGATGAGGCTTATGATATTTGGAGGAATGTTATAAAAATTACTGAAAATAAAATTATTAGATTAGGGGATAAGGATAATTTTTGGCCGGCAGAAGCAAAAACCAAAGGGCCTAATGGCCCATGCGGCCCATGCTCGGAGATATTTTATGATTTTGGAGATGATGTAGGATGTAAAAAACCGGATTGTTCGCCGGCTTGTAGTTGTGGAAGATTTGCCGAGATTTGGAATTTAGTATTTACCCAATTTAACCGTAAACCCGATGGCTCTTTAGAGCCATTACCTAATAAAAATATCGATACCGGAATGGGGCTAGAAAGGCTAGCTGCGGTTATCCAGGGAGTAAAAAGTAATTTTGAAACTGAATTGTTCCAGCCGGTAATAAAAGAGATAACTAAGGGACTGCCCCCGACCTGCCCGCCGACGCGTCAGTGGCGGGAGGGGACTGTCCCCGTTGAATCGCTTTATGCCATAGCTGATCATGTGCGGGCAGTAGTATTTTCCATCTTTGACGGAATATTGCCTTCTAATGAAGGAAGAGGTTATGTAATAAGAAAAATAATACGTAAATCCATTTTACATTTAAATAGCTTGGGAATTAAAGGCCCTTTTCTTTACCGTTTAGTGGCAACAGTGGTTGAAATTATGCGCAAACCTTATCCTGAATTGACTAATCGACGGGAAGAAATTGCCCAGATTATTTTAGCCGAAGAAAAAAATTTTATTAATACGCTTAGTTCAAGCGAAGAATTATTCAGGAGTAAATTTATTGAATTTATAAATAAACCAAATCCCGAAGCCGTGGGGAATATAGTTTTCCTGTTGCATGATACCTATGGAATTCCTCTGGAGTTAACTAAAGAATGGCTGGATAAGCATAATATAAGTTTCTCCGAAAATGCTTTTGAGGCGGCTATGAAGGAGCAGAAGGCGCGTTCAAAGGCTGGTAGCGCAATGAAAGGCGATGTATTTGGCGCCAAAGGCCTGGATATAAAAGTTAAAGAGAGTAAATTTGTTGGTTATAAAGATAATTCCGCGGAAGCTAAAATTCTGGCCATATTAAAAGATAATAAGGAAGTGGATGAGATTTTATCTGAGGACAAGATACAGGTTGTTTTAGATAAGACCCCGTTTTATGCAGAAAGCGGCGGCCAAGTTGGGGATACTGGGGAGTTAGTGAAAGGGGAAAATGTTTTTGAAGTTCTTGATACTAAAAAAATCGATAATGTTATTTTACATATTGGTAAGGTCAAATCCGGTAATTTTAAAAAAGGTGATTCGGTAGTTGCTAAGATAGATGTCGAGCGCAGGTTAAATATTTCCAAGAATCACACGGCAACGCATTTATTACAGGCATCTTTACGGGAAGTTCTAGGAAATCACGTCCAACAGCAAGGATCCCTAGTCACTGAGGAAAAACTTCGTTTTGATTTCACACATTTTAAAGGGTTATCAGGCCAAGAAATTACCAGGGTTGAGGAGCTAGCTAATAGCTATATTATTAAAAATTATGTGGTGGATTCTAAAGAGATGGCGCTTAAAGAAGCTAAGAAAGCTGGAGCTTTAGCTTTTTTTGAGGAAAAATATGGTGAAAATGTACGTGTGGTTGAAATTGGAGGTATTTCAAAAGAACTTTGCGGTGGTACGCACCTCAATGATATTAAGCAAATCGGTTTGATAAAAATAATCAGTGAAAGTAGCGTCGCCAGCGGAATAAGAAGGATTGAAGCAGTTACTGCGAAGTTTGCCGAACAGTTTGTTAAGGATCAGGAGCAAAAAGCGATTGAAGAATCCAAAAAGAAGATTAAGTTGGAAGAGAAGAAAGCACAAGAGAAGAAACGTAGCGCAGAGATGAATAGTGCGCTGCCTGCTCGGGCGCTTGAACTTTCAGAGAAGTACGTAAAGATAAACGGAATAAATGCTGTTTTTTCGGTTGAAAATAATTTAGATATGAAGTTACTGCGTCTTTTGGCGGACACGGTTAAGGCTAAGCTTACTCAGGCAGCAATCGTTTTAGGATCTAATGATGGCAACAGAGCTTTTCTAGTTGTTGGTTTGACTGCGGATTTATGTTTAAAGGGATTAAGCGCCAAAGATATTATTCTTGAAGTTGCCTCGCTTATTGGCGGTAGCGGTGGCGGAAGGGAAGATTTTGCGCAAGCCGGAGGCAATTTACCGGAGAATTTTACGCTGGTATTTGATAAAATAAAGGATATAATAATAAAGTTATGAAAATAATCCGTTTTACCAGTAAAAAATTAGAAAAGATTTACAATCGAGGGCAATCACGGCAGAGGCGCGTTGAAGAGAAAGTCAGAAAGATTATTGACGATGTGCGTTTTTTCGGCGATGAGGCATTACTTAAATATACCCGTAAATTCGATAAGGTTAAATTAAGCTTGCGCCAACTGAAAGTTTCTCAGATTGAGATTAGTGGGGCTTATGCGAATATTAGTCCGGATTTTGTTCCTTCTCTAAGAGTAATTATCGAAAATGTAAACCGTTTTTATCGTAAACAACTACGTAAATCCTGGAGGATTAAAGGGGCCGAAGGAGTGGTCTTGGGAGAAAACTATACGCCCTTAGACAGGATAGGCGTCTATATACCTGCCGGTACGGCACCACTAGTTTCTACCGTATATATGACTGTTTTACCGGCAAAACTGGCGCAGGTTAAAAAAGTTGTTTTGATCAGCCCTCCGGATAAAAACGGGTATATTAACCCGCATATTTTAGTTATTGCTGACCTGTTAAAGGTTGATGAGGTTTATCGGGTTGGCGGGGCGCAGGGAATTGCTGGCTTGGCTTATGGGACTAAAACTATTCCTAAGGTAGATAAGATTGTTGGCCCGGGCAATATTTATGTAAGCGAAGCAAAACGTCAGGTATATGGGGCAGTTGATATTGATATGATTGCCGGGCCTACGGAGCTAGTGATTATTGCTAATCGTTTCAGTGACCCGAAATTTGTTATTGCTGATTTACGCGCTCAAGCCGAACATGCAAAGGGCCTGGCAATATTAATTACTAATTCTAAAAGTTTGGCCAATGAAGTAAAGTCTAAGCTTTCCGGGGATAATGGTTATATTATTTTGACAAAAAATTTAGAGCAGGCTGCTGAGATTGCTAATAGAATAGCTCCTGAACATTTGGAGATTTTGGTACAGAATCCTAAGACTTTACTTAAGAGGATAAAAAATGCCGGAGCAATATTCTTAGGCCCTTATAGCCCTGTAGCCCTAGGTGATTATGTTGCCGGGCCTAGCCATGTTTTACCCACAGGAGGCTCTGCTCGCTTTTTCTCAGGGCTCAACGTTTATGATTTTATTAAGAGCAGCCATATAATCAGTTATTCAAAAAAAGCATTAGAAAAAATACGTGAGCCATTGGAAAAAGTTGCTGGGATTGAAGGACTGCAAAAACACGTGGATTCTGTAAGGAGCAGGTTTGTATAGCTATAAAATAAAGGGGACGGTTCTCTAGTTTTAGAGAACCGTCCCCGGATTTCTAATTCTTTAAGGAGTGATTTTATGAACAAGAGGACTTTTAATTATAGGAGAGCTAGCAAGGAAACTGTCATTGACGTTAAATTAAACATTGATGGTTCAGGGGAAGTAAAAATTAATTCGGGTATCGGTTTTTTAGATCACATGTTTGAATTATTTGCTTTTTGGGGGCATTTTGATTTAGAACTTACTACTATT comes from Candidatus Omnitrophota bacterium and encodes:
- a CDS encoding regulatory protein RecX, whose protein sequence is MKKQLVKSQAWLNNTEKAKAYAFLLLKFRLRSENELLARLKQKGFSQELAVDTVNFLKDKEFIDDRVFAKGWVAARLKRPFGIRRIRQELLSKGLSEQIIEDSLVQAREDYSESQIVSQLAKQRFSKLAGIEPQKAKARVYGYLIRRGFSPDIVSEIIKK
- the alaS gene encoding alanine--tRNA ligase, which produces MTADILREKFLTFFKAKKHKVIDSDSLVPKDDPTVLFTPAGMNQFKKEFLGLDSGFKRAATSQRCLRTDDLDKVGKTSVHHTFFEMLGNFSFGGYFKNEAISWAWEFLTEELKISPDKLWISVYQDDDEAYDIWRNVIKITENKIIRLGDKDNFWPAEAKTKGPNGPCGPCSEIFYDFGDDVGCKKPDCSPACSCGRFAEIWNLVFTQFNRKPDGSLEPLPNKNIDTGMGLERLAAVIQGVKSNFETELFQPVIKEITKGLPPTCPPTRQWREGTVPVESLYAIADHVRAVVFSIFDGILPSNEGRGYVIRKIIRKSILHLNSLGIKGPFLYRLVATVVEIMRKPYPELTNRREEIAQIILAEEKNFINTLSSSEELFRSKFIEFINKPNPEAVGNIVFLLHDTYGIPLELTKEWLDKHNISFSENAFEAAMKEQKARSKAGSAMKGDVFGAKGLDIKVKESKFVGYKDNSAEAKILAILKDNKEVDEILSEDKIQVVLDKTPFYAESGGQVGDTGELVKGENVFEVLDTKKIDNVILHIGKVKSGNFKKGDSVVAKIDVERRLNISKNHTATHLLQASLREVLGNHVQQQGSLVTEEKLRFDFTHFKGLSGQEITRVEELANSYIIKNYVVDSKEMALKEAKKAGALAFFEEKYGENVRVVEIGGISKELCGGTHLNDIKQIGLIKIISESSVASGIRRIEAVTAKFAEQFVKDQEQKAIEESKKKIKLEEKKAQEKKRSAEMNSALPARALELSEKYVKINGINAVFSVENNLDMKLLRLLADTVKAKLTQAAIVLGSNDGNRAFLVVGLTADLCLKGLSAKDIILEVASLIGGSGGGREDFAQAGGNLPENFTLVFDKIKDIIIKL
- a CDS encoding four helix bundle protein, with amino-acid sequence MAGTFKEIKVWQKAHELVLEIYKITEGFPISERYNLTSQLRRSCASVPTNIVEGYKRRSDKDFAHFLNMADSSLEETKYHLLLAHDLTYLDKISYERLLILADEIGRMLYGFQNKLKTYSL
- the recA gene encoding recombinase RecA; amino-acid sequence: MSDRSKALELALAQIEKQFGKGSIMKLGAHTKVNIETISTGALTLDLALGIGGLPRGRVVEIFGPEASGKTTLTLTAIREIQKKGGVAAFIDAEHAFDSTYAKLIGVNLDDLLISQPDTGEQALEIAETLVRSNAVDLVVIDSVAALTPRAEIEGEMGDSHMGLQARLMSQALRKLTGCISKSRTTLIFINQLREKIGVMFGSPETTPGGRALKFYASVRLDVRRIAYLKDGDKIIGNHVRVKVVKNKIAPPFREAEFDIMHNGGIAKSGAVIDGALNLEVIAKSGTWLSFEDKKLGQGRDAAIKFLKENPKLQEDIEKATRKKSSLAE
- the hisD gene encoding histidinol dehydrogenase is translated as MKIIRFTSKKLEKIYNRGQSRQRRVEEKVRKIIDDVRFFGDEALLKYTRKFDKVKLSLRQLKVSQIEISGAYANISPDFVPSLRVIIENVNRFYRKQLRKSWRIKGAEGVVLGENYTPLDRIGVYIPAGTAPLVSTVYMTVLPAKLAQVKKVVLISPPDKNGYINPHILVIADLLKVDEVYRVGGAQGIAGLAYGTKTIPKVDKIVGPGNIYVSEAKRQVYGAVDIDMIAGPTELVIIANRFSDPKFVIADLRAQAEHAKGLAILITNSKSLANEVKSKLSGDNGYIILTKNLEQAAEIANRIAPEHLEILVQNPKTLLKRIKNAGAIFLGPYSPVALGDYVAGPSHVLPTGGSARFFSGLNVYDFIKSSHIISYSKKALEKIREPLEKVAGIEGLQKHVDSVRSRFV
- a CDS encoding sensor domain-containing diguanylate cyclase codes for the protein MEELNKLKVELERTKTELGILYEVSNAMRTTLKLDEILYIILTGVTAHTGLGFNRAMLFLVNEKEKIIEGKMGIGPENGEEANIAWTKIEEEKMDLDDLIGAFKNSNVVLESSFNRQVRDLKVSMLNKNENPLALAVLEGMPLHLTGQTLHQYRNSPVIQILESDELVLIPLKAKDRVNGIIVADNFITNDPITKDDIRMLTMLANQAGLAIENSQLFELTAERAHSDYLTGLWNHGYFQYLLHTEIEKTKANKSPLSLITVDIDDFKIYNDTLGHQAGDKILKDLATLLRNQSRKMDFVCRYGGEEFTIILPRTDKKEAFLIAERIRMDIQKSPFLNEEIFPNKMLTASLGIATFPEDGQLPAELITSSDKSLYQAKNKGKNNTCCA